The proteins below are encoded in one region of Planctopirus limnophila DSM 3776:
- the acnA gene encoding aconitate hydratase AcnA has translation MAAADPFHSICQIRTSSGEYNIASLPALEKAGLAKLSELPFSIRVLLEACLRKVDEFVVTSEHVRQVAGWNAAAPAQIEIPFFPGRVVLQDFTGVPAVVDLAALRSAMQRMSKDPRKINPLVQCDLVIDHSVQVDYFGTEQSLQQNIDLEFERNLERYQLLRWAQQAFSNFGVVPPATGIVHQVNLEYLAKGVLTKDGFAFPDSLVGTDSHTTMINGLGVVGWGVGGIEAEAVMLGQPIYMLMPEVVGFKLTGKLPEGATATDLVLTVTQMLRKHGVVGKFVEFFGTGLSSMSLADRATIANMAPEYGATIGFFPVDAETLRYMRRTGRTDAEVELVETYYKAQGLFRTDDTPDPKFTSTLSLDLSTVVPSMAGPKRPQDRVLLTDMKSQWHSDLAKAFGKTEPAQPVKVGQNGSSYEIGDGAVVIAAITSCTNTSNPSVMIGAGLLARNAVKKGLTRKPWVKTSLAPGSRVVTDYLAKTGLDQPLDQLGFNTVGYGCTTCIGNSGPLPDEVSKAIRDGNLVAAAVLSGNRNFEGRINADVKANYLASPPLVVAYAIAGTTDIDLTKDPIGTGSSGEAVYLKDIWPSSKEIEAAIEAAITPDVFQREYGAATKGPEEWQKIGGAGGDLYQWDTKSTYVQEPPFFVDMPATPSPITSIHNARCLLSVGDSVTTDHISPAGNIKATSPAGLFLQSEGVKPIDFNSYGARRGNDRVMTRGTFANIRLKNLLCPGTEGGVTVHFGTGEQMSVYDASIKYKAEGTPLVVLAGAEYGTGSSRDWAAKGTYLLGVKVVIATSFERIHRSNLVGMGVLPLQFREGESREHLGLDGTEVFDVQLDDSLKPLQPVEVMAHKADGTMISFVCTCRIDTPVEVEYYRNGGILHKVLRQLAAE, from the coding sequence ATGGCTGCTGCCGATCCGTTCCATTCGATCTGTCAAATCCGTACATCATCTGGCGAATACAACATCGCCAGCCTCCCAGCCCTGGAAAAGGCGGGCCTGGCGAAGCTGAGTGAACTACCCTTCTCGATCCGTGTGCTGCTGGAAGCATGCCTTCGTAAGGTCGATGAGTTTGTTGTCACAAGCGAGCATGTGCGTCAAGTGGCCGGCTGGAATGCAGCGGCACCAGCACAGATCGAAATTCCATTCTTCCCAGGTCGAGTGGTGTTGCAAGACTTTACCGGGGTTCCGGCGGTTGTCGATCTGGCCGCGTTGCGTTCTGCCATGCAGCGGATGTCCAAAGATCCCCGCAAAATCAATCCGCTGGTCCAGTGCGATCTGGTCATTGATCACTCAGTTCAGGTCGATTACTTCGGCACCGAACAATCGCTGCAGCAGAACATTGATCTTGAGTTCGAACGCAATCTGGAACGGTACCAATTGCTGCGCTGGGCTCAGCAGGCCTTCAGCAATTTTGGCGTGGTTCCACCAGCGACCGGCATTGTCCATCAGGTCAATCTCGAATACCTCGCCAAAGGTGTGCTCACAAAAGATGGCTTTGCCTTCCCGGACAGTCTGGTGGGAACCGACAGCCACACGACGATGATCAATGGCCTGGGTGTCGTGGGCTGGGGTGTGGGTGGTATTGAGGCCGAAGCCGTCATGCTCGGGCAGCCGATCTACATGCTGATGCCTGAAGTCGTCGGCTTTAAGCTGACAGGCAAGCTCCCCGAAGGAGCAACGGCGACAGACCTCGTTCTGACCGTCACACAAATGCTGCGTAAGCATGGAGTGGTTGGGAAGTTTGTCGAGTTCTTTGGCACCGGGCTTTCGAGCATGTCATTGGCCGACCGGGCAACGATTGCCAACATGGCCCCTGAGTATGGCGCCACGATTGGCTTCTTCCCTGTTGACGCTGAAACTCTGCGTTACATGCGGCGCACTGGTCGCACAGATGCTGAAGTCGAGCTGGTGGAAACTTATTATAAAGCCCAGGGTCTCTTCCGTACGGATGATACACCGGATCCCAAGTTCACAAGCACCTTGTCGCTTGATCTTTCGACGGTCGTTCCCTCAATGGCCGGCCCCAAGCGTCCTCAGGATCGTGTCCTGCTGACGGACATGAAGTCGCAATGGCACAGCGATCTGGCCAAGGCCTTTGGAAAGACCGAACCAGCTCAACCAGTAAAGGTTGGTCAGAATGGTTCGTCATACGAAATCGGTGATGGCGCCGTCGTGATTGCGGCGATTACCAGTTGCACCAACACCAGCAATCCATCAGTCATGATTGGCGCAGGTCTGCTTGCCCGTAATGCGGTCAAGAAAGGTCTGACGAGAAAGCCATGGGTCAAAACCAGTCTGGCTCCCGGCAGCCGGGTGGTGACTGACTATCTGGCCAAGACCGGGCTGGATCAGCCACTGGATCAACTAGGCTTCAATACTGTGGGCTACGGCTGTACCACGTGTATTGGAAACAGCGGACCATTGCCAGACGAAGTTTCCAAGGCGATTCGAGATGGAAATCTGGTCGCTGCAGCTGTTCTTTCGGGGAACCGGAACTTCGAAGGTCGAATCAATGCCGACGTCAAAGCCAACTACCTCGCCAGCCCGCCGCTGGTGGTCGCTTATGCCATCGCTGGAACGACCGATATCGATCTGACCAAAGATCCGATTGGGACAGGCTCATCGGGAGAAGCGGTTTACCTGAAGGATATCTGGCCTTCCTCCAAAGAAATCGAAGCTGCCATCGAAGCGGCCATCACTCCCGATGTCTTCCAGCGCGAGTATGGAGCAGCGACCAAGGGCCCGGAAGAATGGCAGAAGATCGGTGGTGCTGGCGGCGACTTGTACCAGTGGGATACGAAAAGCACTTACGTGCAGGAACCTCCCTTCTTTGTCGATATGCCGGCAACGCCATCGCCAATCACCTCGATCCATAATGCCCGCTGTCTTCTCTCAGTCGGTGACTCTGTCACGACCGATCACATCAGCCCTGCTGGTAACATCAAGGCCACCTCTCCTGCAGGTCTGTTCCTGCAGTCAGAAGGCGTCAAGCCCATCGACTTCAACAGCTATGGTGCAAGGCGTGGCAATGATCGCGTCATGACTCGCGGAACATTTGCCAACATTCGCCTGAAGAACCTGCTCTGCCCCGGCACAGAAGGTGGAGTGACGGTTCACTTTGGTACCGGCGAACAGATGTCCGTCTACGATGCCTCGATCAAGTATAAGGCTGAAGGAACACCTCTGGTGGTCCTCGCTGGAGCCGAATACGGAACTGGCTCATCACGCGACTGGGCTGCCAAGGGAACGTATCTGTTAGGCGTCAAAGTCGTGATTGCCACTTCATTTGAGCGTATTCACCGTTCGAACCTGGTCGGTATGGGTGTGTTGCCACTGCAATTCCGCGAAGGAGAATCGAGAGAACACCTGGGACTGGACGGAACTGAGGTCTTCGATGTTCAACTCGATGATTCGCTCAAGCCATTGCAACCTGTGGAAGTAATGGCACACAAGGCCGACGGCACCATGATCTCGTTCGTCTGTACCTGCCGAATCGATACGCCTGTGGAAGTAGAGTATTACCGCAATGGCGGAATTCTCCATAAGGTTTTGAGGCAGCTTGCAGCCGAGTAA